A single genomic interval of Persephonella atlantica harbors:
- the rimI gene encoding ribosomal protein S18-alanine N-acetyltransferase — translation MKKIRITDFSPEHLPEVKEILSQNFYSPWTDHHILSKNPFTVKKIILFGDTVIGFFAGEVIFGEASITMIAVKKDFQGKGIGSQVLNWFKNYAKEKGAKNIWLEVSVNNKKAVRFYEKHGFFTQDIRKNYYSDGSDALVMKCSLL, via the coding sequence ATGAAGAAAATAAGGATAACTGATTTTTCCCCTGAGCATCTGCCTGAAGTAAAAGAAATCCTGTCCCAGAACTTTTACAGTCCGTGGACAGACCATCATATACTCTCAAAAAATCCTTTTACAGTTAAGAAGATTATCCTATTTGGAGATACGGTCATAGGTTTTTTTGCAGGTGAGGTTATATTTGGGGAAGCATCCATAACGATGATAGCAGTTAAGAAAGATTTTCAGGGAAAAGGTATCGGCTCACAGGTTTTAAACTGGTTTAAAAATTATGCAAAAGAAAAAGGAGCAAAGAACATATGGTTAGAGGTGTCTGTAAATAACAAAAAGGCAGTTAGATTTTATGAGAAACACGGATTTTTTACACAAGACATACGAAAAAATTACTACTCAGACGGCAGTGATGCCCTTGTTATGAAGTGCAGCCTTTTGTGA
- the moaCB gene encoding bifunctional molybdenum cofactor biosynthesis protein MoaC/MoaB, giving the protein MGFKPVDVSGKFETIRTAKAEGKIYLSPESVKMIKEGKVPKGDVLLASQMAGLLGTKRTADILPFCHNIMIDHVVVDTQLQEDGVYVTAEVKCVGRTGVEMEALTAVSAALLNVYDMLKAFDKNMVISDIKLFSKRGGKSDWAEDLEGLKCAVITLSDTCYRGEAEDRSGKTAIDIIQNEFGGEVVHYKVLPDDKDMIVQELKNLTDKVDVVFTTGGTGFSKRDVTPEATKEVIRKEMIGFSEAMRIVGIKFTPKSLLSRGVCGILGDATVVVNLPGSTGGVKDNIRLVAPLLKHAIRMAKGEKKH; this is encoded by the coding sequence ATGGGATTTAAACCTGTTGATGTTTCAGGAAAGTTTGAGACCATAAGAACAGCAAAAGCAGAGGGGAAGATATACCTGTCTCCAGAATCGGTAAAGATGATAAAGGAAGGAAAGGTTCCTAAAGGGGACGTTCTCCTTGCATCTCAGATGGCAGGTCTTTTAGGAACAAAGAGAACTGCTGACATTCTACCTTTCTGCCACAACATAATGATAGACCATGTTGTTGTTGATACACAGCTGCAGGAAGATGGTGTATATGTGACAGCAGAGGTTAAGTGTGTAGGCCGGACAGGAGTTGAGATGGAAGCTCTGACGGCTGTTTCTGCAGCACTTCTTAATGTTTACGATATGCTGAAAGCCTTTGATAAAAATATGGTTATATCTGATATAAAACTCTTTTCAAAAAGGGGAGGGAAGTCTGACTGGGCAGAAGACCTTGAAGGACTGAAATGTGCTGTGATAACCCTCAGTGACACCTGCTACAGGGGAGAGGCAGAAGACAGAAGCGGAAAAACTGCTATAGACATAATCCAGAATGAGTTTGGAGGAGAGGTTGTCCATTACAAAGTCCTCCCAGACGATAAAGATATGATTGTTCAGGAGCTGAAAAATCTGACAGACAAGGTAGATGTTGTATTTACTACAGGTGGAACTGGTTTCAGCAAGAGAGATGTAACACCAGAGGCAACAAAAGAGGTAATCAGAAAAGAGATGATAGGCTTTTCTGAGGCAATGAGAATTGTTGGTATAAAGTTTACACCAAAATCTCTCCTTTCCAGAGGCGTGTGCGGTATTCTTGGAGATGCTACTGTGGTTGTTAATCTTCCCGGTTCAACAGGAGGAGTGAAGGACAACATAAGGCTTGTTGCACCACTTTTGAAGCATGCAATAAGAATGGCAAAAGGTGAGAAAAAACACTGA
- the hpt gene encoding hypoxanthine phosphoribosyltransferase codes for MEIKGKKAHILITEQEIKEKVRQLGKQIRKDYKDKEILVVGILKGSFIFMADLVREIEGKVYIDFMQVSSYHTNMESSGEVIFVKDLSGDIKGKDVLIVDDIIDTGRTLEALVEALKQREPASIKTCVLLDKKERREVNYDADYVGFVIPDRFVVGYGLDWAEEGRTLRDIYAVED; via the coding sequence TTGGAGATAAAAGGTAAAAAAGCCCATATCCTGATAACAGAGCAGGAGATAAAAGAAAAAGTCCGCCAGCTTGGAAAACAGATAAGAAAAGATTACAAAGACAAAGAGATATTAGTTGTTGGAATACTGAAAGGCTCATTCATATTTATGGCTGACCTTGTGAGGGAGATAGAAGGAAAGGTTTATATAGACTTTATGCAGGTTTCTTCCTATCATACAAACATGGAAAGCAGTGGAGAGGTTATATTTGTAAAAGACCTGTCTGGAGACATCAAAGGGAAAGATGTTCTTATTGTTGACGACATAATTGATACAGGAAGGACTTTAGAAGCTTTAGTGGAAGCTCTAAAGCAGAGGGAACCAGCATCTATAAAAACCTGTGTTCTTTTGGATAAAAAGGAGAGAAGAGAAGTCAATTACGATGCAGATTATGTGGGATTTGTCATACCTGACAGATTTGTTGTAGGTTATGGTTTAGACTGGGCAGAAGAGGGAAGAACCCTAAGAGATATATACGCAGTGGAGGATTAA